The DNA region CAGTGCATGAGATCTGTTGAAGATTAATTTGTACTTCTTTAGAGGGATCTCATGTGACACAAGTTCAATGAATACATTTTTAGGTACATTTGACATAAGATCAATATTAACACAACTTTGTTAATGATGTTCATAGCTCAAATTCATGCTCATATATGATTCATACACAAGTTTAAGTTTATGTTCATATATGATCCATGTACAAGTTCAATATTAATAGTGTCAGTTTAATGTTAGAGTATTAATAGTTTATATACAAGTTCAACGTTAggtttatgtatttaaaattttaaaagttatttttatacCAATAAATACcctaatcattttatatttgagatatgaatgaaattttataagtttttgtAACAAACAATTCTCTCACGTAAAATCTTTCCTTTCTAAAATCCTTTCTAAAAGCAATCACACGAAAGATTGTTGTCTTTGTCTCAAAGATCAAAATGCTAAATTGATTGCTGAAATGTTTATGTCCAAAAATAGAATGTTTATATTGAATCTCCGTAAAATAGAAGTAAAATGCTTGAAGGTAGATGTGGGAGTTTGGGTGTTACAGAAAAAGAGGGATGTACCTGTTTCagaattgaatgaaaatttgaagaatttggtaaGAGTCTAAGCATAAGAAGTTGGAGGAGGAGGAACTGGACAGGAAGGAGGTAGTAGAGAAGCTAACAAATGCAGAAAGTATTGTTGAAGATTTGAGAAAAACTGCAAAGCAAGAAGCTCAAGACCATTCTACTGAGATTAGGAAGCACAAAGCTGTTTTTATTCAACTTGAGTGGAACCAACGACAACTTGAAGCAGATCTGGGTCGAGCACTTAGGCAAGTTGAAGCTACAAGACAAGAGCTTGATTCGGTCTTGGAGGGAGTCAATTTTGTTGGCTCAGAAACTACACATGGAAATTCTAAAGATGCGCAAGGATTTGGACCAGAAAAACAAGGTTTTATCAGCAATACTGAGGAAATCTAAATTGGATACAATTGAGAAGCAAATGCTTGTAAAGGAGGATAAATTACCGAAGACAAAGAAGAAACAAGTTGAACTAGAAACAGAAAGATTGAATACAACATCAGATTCTAGACATGAAAGACATTCATTGAGAAGGATGCTTGTGAATCAAGTCATTTCATGTCTAGATGCTTAAGCATGAAAAGATATATGATTAAGCTGCAGACATTTTTACAAAATCATTTAAGTTTGAAGATTATCGTGAGCATGTCTTACAGTAAAGaagataatttcaaattaagggggaGTGTTGGAGATTGATTTGCACTTTTTTATGTGCATCTCATGTGACACAAGTTTAATATTAAcacaatttcattaataatattcataGCATAAGTTTAAGTTCATGTTTATATACGATCCatacacaagttcaatgttaatagtgtaaatctaatattaagttattaattatTCATCTATAAGTTTAATGTTAAGTTTATATAGTTAgaatctaaaaatttatctttataccTATTCATACTCTAATGGTTTTATATTTGagatatgaatgaaaatttacGAGTTTTTGTCATAAACAATTCTCTTAAACAAAGTCTCTCTCTTCTAAAATATCTCTCTTTTCTAACAAGATCTGTGTTGGCCATCTTCCACCAACAGCAATAGTTGAACACAGCGAGCGCAAACCCAGATTAACCATAAGGGAAAGCTCTACTCAGTATTATTGGCTCTTCAGGAATGTAAGTGTGCAGCTGTCTTTTACATATTTCGGGTATAGTTCTCAGAAGTAGCAAGCTTTTCCTTACTTGCCTACcaccaaaagaagagaagactaGGTAAAATTTTGGACTACTTATCTATGCAATGTTTGGCTCTGTGATGATGATGGATAATCAGAATTGAAATGTATTCCGTTACAATTTTACCCATTCAAGGCATTTAAAAGCATACGCCTTAGTGATGTTAATATATACGTCTTGAGTCTTTTTTCTACTGTTTAATGATCATCAGATGTTGAAAAACCCCAATGAACTATAAAGCCATGAAATAAAAGTACGAGCTTCACTCATGAATATTGTCTGTAAGTGAATGAAGAGCACTTCATGGAGAAACCCTTTCAATAAGACCAGTGATATTTTAGACTAACAGGTCAAACCAGACTGCTTCCAAAACTTAACGTACACAAACTGTAGATAAACTTTTGGTAGCGACATCTGGCAACTTCACATTTATTCCTGTGGATTAAATTCCCACTGGTGGCCGACATTCATGTAGAAACTGACCGACATAGTGGTCCCTAGGGCCCGCTTTGAACTGTGCAGCTCCTTGAATGCAAGTCACATTCATGTATGCTTGAGACAAAAGCCTCATAGGTTTCTTTTTCGCTGGGCATGAGGCCATGCCTATCCAACCTCTTAATTTTGATGGGTTATTAAAGATGCCTTGAAATTCTCCTTCCAAGTGGTCCTTTCCATACATGACGATGGTTATGCTTCTTTTGTGATTgtgaaaaaatgacaaaatggGTTTACAGGCAGATAAGGTTATCCCATTATAACACCATACCCTTTTTCTCATTTCATGCCATTGTTATTACAGAGATACCACAAGCCAACTACACAGCcacaaaatcataataaataaattaaaaagagaaagcaAAATACAATCCCCCACAACACCAAAttacttgaaatatttttgttcttctAGTTGTATTACCCATTTCGTATTCTGTCCAACCGGTCCACGCTTTTTCGAGCTCTTTCCAACTGGTGGTCAATGCTTTTTCGTGATTTCTCATGACAATCCACACTCCTCCGAGATCTTTCCACTTGGTCGAAAGACATTCTCAGTTTTTCTAGCTTGTCAGCATTGTTGGAATGGTTTTTCAGCTTTTCGGGTCTCTCAGTGCTAGGTCTTGGCTTCTCTCGTCGGTCTGTACTCTTCCTTGAAACCTCAAAGAAATCAGTACTCTTCCGAGCCTGCTCAAAGTGGTCTGTGCTTCTCCTGGAACTGTATCTCTGGGAAGGAGATTTCTCTACAGTTGATATGAATTTCTTCAGATGCCTGATGTACTCAGGATAGTGCTCTAAATCACAGTGGCTCCCTCCTTTGAGCCAAAGTGGTTCATATTTCTCTTTACACAGTTCCCAGAGTTGCTTTCCATGGGAGCAATCAACAACTTCATCTGAAGTTCCCTATAAAATGGCATGAAATACTGAAATGTCAAAGATATAATAGCATAGTATTATGATAAGAACATATGAggaaattttacaaataaaacaacAGTAATAGCTTCTACAAATACTATTTACAATTTATTTCTTCTACTTCTTGGATCCTTAAAGTTATAATCTCCAAAATCCAGAAAACTAATGATGTTTGTGTTCTAATGACAAAACAAAAACTATTTTCCCAAGGAGCTTGCCAGTCATGGTACTGATTCATCCGGCCTTAGTGAGGAATGATATCagcaacataaaaataaacttaaaaatggAGAAGATCAACTGGTTtatgaaaagttaatttttagcTAAGCAAATCATGCCTTAAACCTAAAACTAGAGAGACCAGCATTCTTacctaattcaattataaaattgctgACTATCCTAAGGCAATAACAAatacctccataagaaatcagAAGAATACAAGTTCTGATTAAATGCAAATGCAAGCGCCCACAGATTTGACATACAAAAAGTTCAGTGAGGTCAGCATAGAGTATCATTTCTCTGAGTACAAACAAAAAGCATAGGAATCCCATCCATGGATCATCGGCTTCACTGATGCTATCTCTATCCTCTGCAAAtgcattcataatttttttctttgggaAGCGCCTAATAGCCTGCTCTAATTTGTCAATACTACTTCagtacttttttctttcttttaaaataatctaaataagTAAAACCAGAAGTTTGCTCTTTACTCCAATAATTCACTCTGGAGACTATCTAAACAAAGGTCAAAAATGCACCTTCTAGTTCATCCTTTGTTCACCTCAACAGTGACAATGAATGCTATATTAGATGCaagtatacatttttttttctggatTGAAAACTGTAACTATTTTCATTCACAGAACTTCAAAAATCCTTTAAAACTGACAAttacaaaaaaccaaaaattgtTTGGATTTTAGACAGTTGCATGGCCCAAAAGTCCACTTCAGGTCTAGAGCATGGGACTTGATTGAAAAGAACTGGACTCCTAACACACTGCTACGTGGAAGAACATGAATAATGTATCTTATGACAGCCTATGAAAAGCTATTTAACATTCAAAAGGAAAGGACAAGCCATCAGCAGTTACATCCACAGGTTTTCACGCTGTACACATACATGGACTGCCACACAAAAACATGAATGGTGAAAAATCCACTAGAATTGAAATTAAGTGCCAGGTATATTAATACAAGtccaaatattataaagaattaTATGGGGAGTAAAGATGAAACCAGAAAACGTCATTCATATGTCAAGAAGACTCAAACATCTAACACTGGGTAGAAAAAATAGTATAGAATAGCATACTTACATGAATAATTAGAACGGGACAATTTACAAGTGGAATCTTGTCAATATTCTGCAAGCaaacaagagaagaaaacctcaaagttttaacaaaaaaacaattcatttatcaattaaatagaATGCATATGggaaaaaaaccaaaagaagaTTCATGTTACCTTATAAATGTCAAACCAGTATGTGCGCTTTACAGGATACATGACTCTTAAGCCAGAAAGTATGGGACTATGCAGAACAACAGCCTTTAACTGAGGCAATCGGGCGGCAAGATCCAAAGTGGGGCCACTCCCAACGGATTGGCCATAAAGGATGATATCTTCCTGCTTTGTTCCATAAATTTCCTCAAGACACTTATATGCAGCCTCAATATCTGCATATGTATGTTGCTCGCTTGGCTGCAATTCAGGAAGCTATGAAATTTAGATTACTCTTTAACACTCAACTATTATGACCACAtaactcaaatattaatttggtGTATTTG from Mangifera indica cultivar Alphonso chromosome 8, CATAS_Mindica_2.1, whole genome shotgun sequence includes:
- the LOC123222380 gene encoding alpha/beta hydrolase domain-containing protein 17B-like, with protein sequence MGGVTSSMAAKFAFFPPNPPSYKLIMDGLTGLLLLSPFPHRENVEILKLPTRKGTEIVAMYIRHPMATSTLLYSHGNAADLGQMYELFIELSIHLRVNLMGYDYSGYGQSTGKPSEQHTYADIEAAYKCLEEIYGTKQEDIILYGQSVGSGPTLDLAARLPQLKAVVLHSPILSGLRVMYPVKRTYWFDIYKNIDKIPLVNCPVLIIHGTSDEVVDCSHGKQLWELCKEKYEPLWLKGGSHCDLEHYPEYIRHLKKFISTVEKSPSQRYSSRRSTDHFEQARKSTDFFEVSRKSTDRREKPRPSTERPEKLKNHSNNADKLEKLRMSFDQVERSRRSVDCHEKSRKSIDHQLERARKSVDRLDRIRNG